A single window of Rana temporaria chromosome 1, aRanTem1.1, whole genome shotgun sequence DNA harbors:
- the LOC120940357 gene encoding leukotriene B4 receptor 2-like, whose translation MVSCVNTYNNDTILSSSASRIPGAIFLGLAAILGLPGNTFIIWSILWKMKGREKSVTCILILNLAVADGTVLLLTPFFIIFLAKKSWIFGRPTCKIAYYLCCLNMYASIFIIALMSMDRFLAVFRPYMAQSLRKRNVVVKVLIVVWLLAGALALPAFAFREVIDNKDMNSTICEPCHANRAEAIFHYSFETLVAFLLPFPVVCFSYMLVLIKLKSSRFGQRSRIEKLIAVILLTFAILWLPYHVVNAMQVAANLTTGNISETLAKAAKKSRAGATALAFFSACVNPLLYAFAASDLFRVFGVGFVAKLLEGTVAEIQKRVKSQRELVKGLVRVGSRAESVELEEKNGIKLEPMNGDCPCKS comes from the coding sequence ATGGTCAGCTGCGTCAATACTTATAACAATGACACCATCCTCAGTTCTTCGGCTTCCCGCATCCCTGGTGCAATATTTCTGGGATTGGCGGCCATCTTGGGTTTACCTGGGAATACTTTTATTATCTGGAGCATTTTGTGGAAAATGAAAGGCCGGGAAAAGTCGGTGACCTGCATCCTAATCCTTAACCTGGCGGTGGCTGATGGGACAGTCCTTCTCCTTACTCcattttttatcatatttttggCCAAGAAGAGCTGGATATTTGGTAGACCTACCTGTAAAATTGCATACTACCTCTGTTGCCTTAACATGTATGCCAGCATTTTCATTATTGCTCTCATGAGCATGGACCGATTCTTAGCTGTTTTTCGACCCTACATGGCTCAGTCGCTTCGTAAACGAAATGTGGTGGTAAAGGTCCTCATAGTCGTATGGCTTCTAGCAGGGGCTTTGGCACTTCCAGCATTCGCTTTCAGGGAGGTGATAGACAACAAAGACATGAACTCTACGATATGTGAACCTTGCCATGCCAACCGAGCAGAGGCCATCTTTCATTACTCCTTTGAGACATTAGTGGCTTTCCTGCTTCCTTTTCCTGTGGTATGCTTTAGTTACATGCTTGTGTTAATTAAACTAAAATCAAGTCGCTTTGGACAACGGTCAAGGATAGAGAAACTGATTGCTGTCATCTTGTTGACTTTTGCCATCCTATGGCTTCCATATCATGTAGTCAATGCTATGCAGGTGGCTGCCAATCTCACCACTGGAAATATATCGGAGACTTTGGCAAAAGCAGCTAAAAAGAGCCGAGCTGGAGCCACCGCCTTAGCATTTTTCAGTGCGTGTGTCAATCCTTTGCTGTACGCCTTTGCTGCTTCTGATTTATTTAGGGTGTTTGGAGTGGGATTTGTAGCCAAGCTGCTGGAGGGAACTGTGGCAGAAATACAAAAACGGGTTAAATCTCAACGTGAGCTTGTAAAAGGTCTTGTGAGAGTTGGAAGTCGGGCTGAGTCAGTGGAGCTTGAAGAGAAAAATGGGATAAAATTAGAACCAATGAATGGTGACTGTCCATGTAAAAGTTAG